Proteins from a genomic interval of Pectinophora gossypiella chromosome 4, ilPecGoss1.1, whole genome shotgun sequence:
- the LOC126366285 gene encoding TNF receptor-associated factor 6-B-like, producing MDRSRTKDASEGIAPMGITSLNEAVLSNQPESRYECPVCLNWLRDPVITTCGHKFCKGCITSWLQNSGHCPIDNINLSMKVDIFPDNYTKREIQEQRMSCPFASKGCAVKVTPLDLDAHIATCEYNQPEASSQPEIRVPCAFHAVGCKETFDSQEDMNTHLHNDIQSHMSLLMNAYSEVKINSDISNASIDAKEQEAMSLWEAPDKEGAPSTAKPLNNTSALIRALYERVVVLEQRNREQDIVIANMSKQLSAFAVAKMKQNNEMLLRYCMGNYIWKIDNFKARCDAMLKDHYKMLYSPGFYTSPNGYRFCVRLNISPQNPLCFALHVHLMKTENDDCLEWPFNGRISFAMINQYDPDLTQRDTMMSNSNLIAFRKPNSEICVRGFGYTEYAVVSDVVRNGFVKDDNLIVRVHIKCV from the exons atgGATCGAAGTAGGACAAAAGACGCATCAGAGGGAATAGCT CCAATGGGCATAACAAGTCTGAACGAGGCAGTTCTGAGTAACCAGCCGGAGTCCCGCTATGAGTGTCCTGTCTGTCTCAACTGGCTACGGGACCCCGTCATCACCACATGTGGACACAAGTTCTGCAAGGGCTGTATTACTTCTTGGTTGCA GAACAGTGGTCACTGCCCCATAGACAACATAAACTTGAGCATGAAGGTTGACATATTCCCTGACAACTACACAAAGCGGGAGATCCAGGAACAAAGAATGTCTTGTCCTTTCGCATCCAAAG GATGCGCAGTAAAAGTGACTCCTCTAGACTTGGACGCGCACATAGCTACTTGTGAGTACAACCAGCCTGAGGCGTCTTCTCAGCCGGAGATCCGTGTGCCCTGCGCGTTCCACGCCGTCGGCTGTAAGGAAACCTTCGATAGCCAAGAAGATATGAACACGCATCTACATAATGATATACAAAGTCATATGAGT TTGTTAATGAACGCGTATTCAGAGGTGAAGATAAACAGCGACATATCGAACGCGAGCATCGACGCTAAGGAGCAGGAGGCGATGAGTCTATGGGAGGCGCCGGACAAGGAGGGAGCACCCAGTACTGCCAAGCCGCTTAATAATACTAGCGCTCTTATTAG AGCGCTATACGAACGAGTAGTGGTGTTAGAGCAACGCAACCGCGAGCAAGACATAGTCATAGCTAACATGTCCAAACAACTCTCTGCCTTCGCCGTGGCAAAGATGAAGCAGAACAATGAAATGTTGCTGCGATACTGCATGGGCAACTATATATGGAAGATAGAcaacttcaaagcgagatgtgACGCCATGTTGAAAGATCATTACAAGATGTTATACAGTCCCGGGTTTTACACCTCGCCCAATGGTTACAG ATTCTGCGTCCGGCTCAACATCTCACCACAGAACCCGTTGTGTTTCGCACTCCACGTTCACCTGATGAAGACAGAGAACGATGACTGCTTGGAATGGCCCTTCAACGGGCGCATATCCTTCGCTATGATCAACCAATACGACCCCGACTTGACACAGAGAGACACTATGATGTCCAACTCGAACTTAATAGCCTTTAGAAAGCCCAATTCTGAGATATGTGTAAGAGGATTTGGGTATACGGAATACGCAGTCGTTAGTGATGTGGTCAGAAACGGGTTCGTCAAAGACGACAACCTCATTGTACGCGTCCATATCAAGTGCGTATGA